A region from the Lentimonas sp. CC4 genome encodes:
- a CDS encoding helix-turn-helix transcriptional regulator, giving the protein MSIILSNIFSCDCSYFFSKYDFASEVRCARLRLEATQLDLATKAGLQVNSIKRIESGAGDTGILTSIAVAEALDLPLPSVTPDSDVLKFAENLFVRPDQAAEDYDRLFYRVCEIENENIDFVNSELRPNNLLWLSGLERKGFAFPVTLREPFFMKNQLYSSLCFREAVSPLELAFLFEDMAMYCKGSISPSTRRKLYTLPAPFWRHVVTGRSNNVGLAKLLKEIRIVEESFIVIQQEELKDGGLRTLVVAAFYNLYLLKKEMRRAARLEDAKYTDDYAVYLASYIRLLNYTKSQLVKMCKVSKSLRAALDGLSKA; this is encoded by the coding sequence ATGTCAATTATCCTTTCAAATATATTTTCCTGTGATTGTAGTTACTTTTTTAGTAAATACGACTTTGCCAGCGAAGTGAGATGTGCCCGGTTGAGGTTAGAAGCGACTCAATTGGATTTGGCCACTAAAGCGGGGTTACAGGTTAATTCGATCAAGCGAATCGAGTCTGGCGCAGGTGATACTGGGATTTTGACATCTATTGCAGTGGCAGAAGCCTTGGATTTACCACTGCCAAGTGTCACGCCGGATTCTGATGTACTCAAATTCGCTGAGAACCTATTTGTTCGCCCGGATCAAGCAGCAGAGGATTACGATCGGTTATTTTATAGAGTCTGCGAGATCGAAAACGAAAACATCGATTTTGTTAATTCTGAGCTTCGACCTAATAATCTATTGTGGCTTTCCGGTCTTGAGCGTAAAGGTTTCGCTTTTCCAGTGACTTTGAGAGAGCCATTTTTCATGAAAAATCAGCTGTATTCGAGCTTGTGCTTTCGAGAGGCGGTTAGCCCGCTAGAACTTGCTTTCCTTTTTGAAGACATGGCAATGTATTGTAAAGGTTCTATTAGCCCAAGCACGCGTAGGAAACTTTACACACTGCCTGCTCCGTTTTGGAGGCACGTGGTAACGGGACGAAGCAATAATGTCGGTCTCGCCAAATTGCTGAAAGAAATCAGAATAGTTGAAGAAAGCTTCATAGTTATTCAGCAGGAAGAACTTAAGGATGGAGGGTTAAGGACATTGGTAGTCGCTGCCTTTTATAACCTATACCTTTTAAAGAAGGAAATGCGACGAGCGGCGAGACTTGAAGATGCAAAATATACAGATGATTACGCGGTCTACTTGGCGTCTTACATTAGGCTTCTAAATTATACAAAGAGTCAGCTCGTGAAGATGTGCAAAGTGAGTAAGAGCCTGCGTGCGGCATTGGACGGTTTGTCTAAAGCTTGA
- a CDS encoding site-specific integrase, producing the protein MSHLRTKLNEEITLRGLAESTRENYVFAVTELSRFCRRSPDKINNEAVRHYLLSLHARDLAPQTISVRIAGLRFFYQHVLGRSIDEVSKAFLRPKIGRKLPKPYSANEVTKILEACRKPMHRTILMTAYATGMRLEELCRIKATDLDSDRMMIRIENAKGAKDRYTILSPALLEELRVHWRLYRPDGEYLFPSPRTQEACIGRKTVQMIFTTAVERSGVQNHGGIHSLRHSFATHLLEAGVEITIVQKLLGHRSLNSTAVYLHVTEERFAGTRSPLDFIDLSHLPRVQPVTG; encoded by the coding sequence ATGAGTCACCTAAGAACAAAACTAAACGAAGAGATCACCCTGCGCGGCCTAGCCGAGAGCACCCGCGAAAACTATGTTTTCGCAGTCACAGAGCTGTCGCGCTTTTGTCGCCGCTCGCCCGATAAAATAAACAACGAAGCAGTGCGCCATTACCTGCTTTCACTGCACGCCAGAGACCTCGCCCCGCAGACAATCAGCGTAAGAATCGCGGGGCTGCGATTCTTTTATCAACACGTTCTGGGGCGCTCGATTGACGAAGTTTCCAAGGCCTTTCTGCGACCCAAAATCGGACGAAAATTACCGAAGCCTTACAGTGCCAATGAGGTTACTAAAATTCTGGAAGCTTGCCGCAAGCCGATGCACCGCACGATTCTGATGACCGCTTACGCCACCGGCATGCGGCTGGAGGAATTGTGTCGGATCAAGGCCACCGACTTGGATTCGGATCGTATGATGATTCGTATCGAGAACGCCAAAGGAGCCAAAGACCGCTATACTATTTTGTCGCCAGCACTGCTTGAAGAGTTGCGTGTCCACTGGCGTCTCTACCGCCCTGACGGCGAGTATCTGTTTCCCTCGCCACGCACACAGGAAGCCTGCATCGGCAGGAAGACTGTGCAAATGATCTTCACTACGGCGGTTGAGCGTTCGGGCGTGCAAAACCACGGGGGCATCCACAGCTTGCGGCACTCATTTGCCACACATCTGCTGGAAGCCGGAGTCGAGATCACGATCGTGCAGAAGTTGCTCGGACACCGAAGCCTAAACAGCACTGCTGTTTACCTCCATGTCACCGAAGAACGCTTTGCCGGCACGCGCAGTCCGCTCGATTTCATTGACTTGAGTCACTTGCCCAGAGTGCAACCGGTCACGGGTTAG
- a CDS encoding IS91 family transposase, which yields MPASPASAGGVSGPSVADVIRIGLPDYVLKHKLPPQHHKVLSAIIKCRTPEMGGQLFHCTHCGKHHSTSHGCGDRHCPGCQGRQARLWLDKQSEALLPVPYFHTVFTLPHSLNPLIRYNRAELYKLLFDCASATLLQFASNRFGGQAGVTTVLHTWSQQLTDHYHLHCIVLGGAFDADASKWTSANPNFCFPVKALSKVFRAKYRDGLWKLFDAGRLNFGGSNAPRADRGGFRKLIHTILAKKWVVYAKPPFGGPAQVLAYLSRYTHRVAIGDSRILAIDPDAKTVTFKYRDYADASKKKVSTIRIEDFIHRFRTHILPPRFCKIRHYGILSNATRKTNITRIKAIIGTAELPKETDNSACEPAQIPCCPHCKHDTLILVKSLPRRSVFAKKPP from the coding sequence ATGCCCGCGTCCCCGGCTTCTGCTGGCGGGGTGAGCGGCCCCAGTGTCGCCGATGTTATCCGCATCGGACTGCCTGATTATGTACTCAAACACAAGTTACCGCCCCAACATCATAAAGTGCTCAGCGCGATCATCAAGTGCCGCACGCCCGAGATGGGCGGTCAGCTCTTCCACTGCACTCACTGCGGAAAGCACCACTCGACCTCTCATGGCTGCGGCGACCGTCATTGCCCTGGATGCCAAGGCAGGCAAGCCCGTCTGTGGCTCGACAAGCAAAGTGAAGCACTGCTGCCGGTGCCTTATTTTCATACCGTCTTCACGCTACCGCACTCACTCAATCCACTTATTCGTTACAACCGCGCCGAGCTTTACAAGCTCTTGTTCGATTGCGCCAGTGCCACGCTTTTGCAGTTCGCAAGCAATCGCTTTGGAGGTCAGGCTGGAGTCACGACCGTGCTGCATACCTGGAGCCAGCAACTCACCGATCACTATCATTTGCACTGCATTGTCCTCGGTGGTGCCTTTGATGCGGACGCCTCAAAATGGACATCCGCCAATCCCAACTTCTGTTTCCCAGTTAAAGCCCTGTCGAAGGTTTTTCGAGCCAAATACCGGGATGGACTCTGGAAGCTCTTCGATGCAGGAAGGCTCAACTTCGGCGGGTCGAACGCCCCACGCGCTGATCGCGGAGGGTTCAGAAAATTAATCCACACCATCCTCGCCAAAAAGTGGGTCGTCTATGCCAAGCCGCCTTTCGGCGGCCCTGCTCAAGTCCTCGCATATCTGTCCAGATACACCCACAGGGTGGCCATTGGCGATTCACGCATACTTGCCATCGATCCCGATGCCAAGACGGTCACCTTTAAATATCGTGACTACGCCGACGCATCTAAAAAGAAGGTGTCCACCATCCGGATCGAAGACTTCATTCACCGTTTTCGCACCCACATCCTGCCTCCACGTTTTTGTAAGATCAGGCATTACGGTATACTCTCCAACGCCACCAGAAAAACGAACATCACCCGGATTAAAGCAATCATCGGCACCGCTGAGTTGCCTAAGGAAACAGACAATAGCGCCTGCGAACCTGCGCAAATCCCGTGCTGTCCGCACTGTAAGCACGACACGCTCATACTCGTCAAAAGTTTGCCCAGACGATCCGTATTCGCGAAGAAGCCACCGTAA
- a CDS encoding ROK family protein, with the protein MKFTIGTDIGGTNTTTGIVDPSGKIIRSHSFRTDDYDDSQQYAAQLAESVTSLIQQTEAELGGADVEWLGMGIGAPNGNSLRNSIDHAPNLRFKGEILLADMLNQHLKLPTIRLANDANAAAIGEKIYGGAADYDHFIMITLGTGLGSGIYVDGKLVDGQHGMAGEVGHMSVIPNGRYCNYHRRGSLENYCSAMGIRRTFFEMLAETGQASKLNHLPIDDIDSKLIAKCASEGDAICKDTMEFTGRLLGEALASVALVTNPAAIFLFGGPVQAGDILLSPTRRSFEKHIIPTYQNKIKILTSELPLGEAALLGAAALVLTNK; encoded by the coding sequence ATGAAATTTACAATCGGCACAGATATTGGCGGCACCAATACCACCACAGGTATTGTTGATCCGTCAGGAAAAATCATACGTAGTCACAGTTTTCGAACCGATGACTATGACGACAGTCAACAGTATGCAGCGCAACTCGCAGAAAGCGTTACATCACTCATACAGCAAACTGAGGCAGAGCTCGGCGGAGCGGACGTTGAGTGGCTCGGCATGGGGATTGGTGCACCAAACGGCAACAGCCTACGAAACAGTATCGACCATGCGCCTAACCTGCGCTTCAAAGGCGAAATACTGTTGGCAGACATGCTCAATCAGCACCTGAAGCTACCCACCATTCGGCTCGCGAACGATGCCAACGCAGCCGCGATTGGTGAAAAAATCTACGGCGGCGCAGCAGACTACGATCATTTCATCATGATTACGCTCGGCACTGGACTGGGCAGCGGCATCTACGTCGATGGCAAGCTCGTCGATGGCCAACATGGCATGGCTGGCGAAGTCGGCCACATGTCTGTGATCCCCAATGGCCGCTATTGCAACTACCACCGCCGCGGCAGCCTTGAAAACTACTGTTCGGCAATGGGCATTCGCAGAACCTTCTTTGAAATGCTCGCCGAGACAGGCCAGGCGTCAAAACTCAACCACCTTCCGATAGATGATATTGACTCCAAGTTGATTGCCAAATGTGCCAGCGAAGGAGATGCGATCTGCAAAGACACCATGGAATTTACAGGGCGCTTACTAGGCGAAGCGCTCGCCTCCGTAGCACTCGTCACCAACCCAGCGGCCATCTTCCTCTTTGGTGGGCCCGTTCAAGCGGGCGATATATTGCTAAGCCCGACACGCCGTTCATTTGAAAAGCACATCATCCCGACCTACCAAAACAAAATCAAAATATTGACTTCCGAGCTCCCACTCGGCGAAGCCGCGCTGCTGGGAGCGGCAGCCCTCGTGCTTACCAACAAGTAA
- a CDS encoding type I phosphomannose isomerase catalytic subunit has product MKHILFTPIYQERVWGGTNFEQKLGRSLPSGKVIGESWEIVDRPEAQSTTAEGQTIRELIAADPEGIMGAGWSADRPFPILVKWLDCQEKLSLQVHPPADIAPSLGGEPKTENWYIADAEPHATLMAGLKQGVSREAFEAGLKDNNLEPLVHTMSVQAGESIFIPSGRIHAIGGGNLILEIQQNSDTTYRVYDWGRVGLDGTPRALHIEESLKSSDFNDFEPDTLKPTDSDQDLAQSDVFTLKKNVRAQGETIRFEAGQARILSVVKGTLKEGDGSEIQRGDNVLLPAKETFEYKVINDAEILVTENFS; this is encoded by the coding sequence ATGAAACACATTCTATTCACTCCTATTTACCAAGAACGCGTCTGGGGCGGCACGAACTTTGAGCAAAAGCTCGGGCGCAGCTTACCCAGCGGTAAAGTCATCGGCGAAAGCTGGGAAATCGTTGATCGTCCCGAAGCGCAGTCAACCACTGCCGAAGGTCAAACGATCCGCGAGCTCATCGCAGCTGACCCCGAAGGTATTATGGGCGCAGGGTGGTCGGCTGATCGCCCCTTCCCGATCCTCGTCAAATGGCTGGATTGTCAGGAAAAGCTCAGCTTACAAGTGCATCCGCCCGCCGACATCGCTCCCAGCCTCGGTGGCGAGCCTAAGACAGAAAACTGGTATATCGCCGACGCCGAACCACACGCGACCCTCATGGCCGGCCTCAAACAGGGCGTCAGTCGCGAAGCCTTCGAAGCAGGCCTCAAAGACAACAACCTCGAGCCACTCGTGCATACCATGTCTGTGCAAGCGGGCGAATCGATCTTCATCCCGAGCGGTCGCATCCACGCCATTGGAGGCGGTAATCTCATCCTTGAGATTCAGCAAAACTCCGACACCACGTATCGTGTTTACGATTGGGGGCGCGTAGGACTAGACGGCACACCGCGAGCGTTGCACATTGAGGAATCACTTAAAAGTTCTGACTTTAACGACTTTGAGCCAGATACGCTCAAGCCCACCGACAGCGACCAGGACCTCGCGCAGAGCGATGTCTTCACACTTAAAAAGAATGTGCGCGCACAAGGTGAAACCATTCGTTTTGAGGCGGGACAGGCACGAATTCTGAGTGTCGTCAAAGGCACGCTCAAAGAAGGCGATGGCTCTGAAATCCAGCGTGGAGACAACGTCCTCCTACCTGCCAAGGAAACCTTCGAATACAAGGTGATCAACGATGCAGAAATCCTCGTCACAGAGAACTTCAGCTAG
- a CDS encoding sodium:solute symporter: protein MTSLNIIDSSIIAIYLIITMGVGLMMTRKASQSMDNYFLGGRNLPWYLLGMAGMAMWFDLTGTMIITAFLYMLGPKGLFIEFRGGAVLVLAFLICFTGKWHRRSGCMTGAEWIAYRFGQGKEAKWMRFFKAIVTLITTVGLLAYLVRGTSLFVGMFIPLSPMLVTGIIVAFCTVYTMLAGFYGVVLTDLVQGLIVLVACVIVSVMAFNLVPDSETLGQIAHSVTGSTSWTSSMPAWEVEMPPGYEVYDLLLLFMAFYLLRNVLYGFGTGDENRYFGARSDRDCTLQSILQGVTVAFRWPMMMGFAIMGLLLIHNLFPDSSKIEQTTAIIKEYKPDIEQHFWHEHTTSIINAPQKHDPQLIERIETTLGDNWKQRLPVVGYSGTVNPEQILPAVLLNSIPTGLRGLLIVAMLAAMMSTLTGEVNKTSAQFVKDIYQLGIRPKAKNRELIAVAYVSTGVIVALSFAMGIFADSINDIWAWFIMSLTAGSIGPYVLRLYWWRCNAWGQIGGTVLGGVGAVIQRLIAPEMSELIQFPLMTGISVIGTVALSYMTAPTPMHVLKNFYVTTRPFGWWKPMRELVDPTELQKWDKEHRNDMLAVPFVMLTQVTIFLLPMQLMIKTYSAFFITLPIFLFAIAGSYWFLWRNLPSKENPGTDRAEPLVQE, encoded by the coding sequence ATGACCTCACTCAACATCATCGATAGCTCCATTATCGCCATCTATCTCATCATCACGATGGGCGTTGGCCTCATGATGACCCGCAAGGCGTCCCAAAGCATGGATAATTACTTCCTGGGCGGGCGCAACCTCCCCTGGTATCTACTCGGCATGGCGGGTATGGCAATGTGGTTCGACCTAACCGGCACGATGATCATCACCGCCTTTCTTTACATGCTCGGGCCGAAGGGACTGTTCATTGAGTTTCGCGGCGGCGCCGTGCTCGTGCTCGCCTTCCTGATCTGTTTCACTGGTAAATGGCACCGGCGTTCCGGTTGTATGACCGGCGCAGAGTGGATCGCCTATCGATTTGGACAAGGCAAAGAGGCCAAGTGGATGCGCTTTTTCAAAGCGATCGTGACTCTGATCACGACCGTCGGCCTACTCGCCTACCTAGTGCGTGGCACCAGCTTGTTCGTAGGCATGTTCATTCCACTGTCTCCAATGCTCGTCACGGGTATCATCGTCGCATTTTGCACAGTCTACACGATGCTCGCTGGTTTCTACGGCGTGGTCTTAACAGACCTCGTGCAGGGACTCATCGTATTGGTCGCTTGCGTAATCGTCTCTGTCATGGCTTTCAACCTGGTGCCCGACAGCGAAACACTGGGGCAAATCGCGCATAGCGTGACTGGCAGCACCAGTTGGACCTCGAGCATGCCTGCCTGGGAGGTGGAGATGCCGCCCGGCTACGAAGTCTATGACCTGCTCCTACTCTTTATGGCATTCTACCTACTGCGTAATGTCCTCTATGGCTTCGGCACTGGTGATGAAAACCGCTACTTCGGCGCACGCAGTGACCGTGATTGCACCCTGCAATCCATCCTACAAGGTGTCACTGTCGCCTTTCGCTGGCCGATGATGATGGGCTTCGCGATCATGGGTCTGCTACTGATCCATAATCTCTTCCCCGATAGCAGTAAGATCGAGCAGACCACTGCGATCATCAAAGAATATAAGCCAGACATCGAACAACACTTCTGGCACGAACACACGACCTCGATCATCAACGCGCCACAAAAGCACGACCCACAATTGATCGAACGAATCGAAACCACACTAGGCGACAACTGGAAGCAGCGCCTCCCCGTGGTAGGCTACTCAGGCACGGTCAATCCCGAGCAAATTCTACCAGCGGTGCTGCTCAACAGCATTCCTACCGGATTACGCGGCCTGCTCATCGTTGCGATGCTGGCGGCCATGATGTCGACCCTCACCGGTGAAGTGAATAAGACATCAGCACAATTCGTGAAAGATATTTACCAACTCGGCATCCGGCCTAAAGCGAAGAATCGCGAGCTCATCGCCGTCGCTTATGTCTCCACCGGTGTGATCGTCGCGCTTTCCTTTGCGATGGGCATTTTCGCCGACAGTATCAACGACATCTGGGCGTGGTTCATCATGAGCCTCACTGCCGGCTCCATTGGCCCCTACGTGCTCCGCCTCTACTGGTGGCGCTGTAACGCTTGGGGACAAATCGGCGGCACCGTCCTAGGTGGCGTCGGCGCCGTGATCCAGCGCCTCATTGCCCCGGAAATGTCCGAGCTGATTCAATTCCCGCTCATGACAGGCATCTCCGTCATCGGCACCGTCGCATTGTCCTACATGACCGCGCCAACTCCGATGCATGTGTTGAAGAACTTCTACGTGACCACACGCCCCTTCGGCTGGTGGAAACCTATGCGCGAACTCGTCGACCCGACAGAACTCCAGAAATGGGACAAAGAACATCGCAATGACATGCTGGCGGTGCCTTTCGTCATGCTCACACAGGTCACCATCTTCCTCCTGCCGATGCAGCTGATGATTAAGACCTATAGCGCGTTCTTCATCACACTCCCCATCTTCCTATTCGCCATAGCAGGATCCTACTGGTTCCTATGGCGCAACCTCCCTTCGAAGGAGAACCCAGGCACAGATCGGGCGGAACCACTGGTGCAGGAATAG
- a CDS encoding LacI family DNA-binding transcriptional regulator, with the protein MGSTPAKRITSIKDIAQLAGCSIATVSKTLNNTGSISQELREKIFKICKEQNYMPNSGGRNLRRGKSEIVGLLFYPSCAAIFSNVYYAKIMEPLEATMDQRGYDLLLTGFDLADSPDTPPRFMRQGKVDGVILLGGFPRDIVTRLVSYGVPMLHLDSHRDKIKIDNITSDGYNASEQVVEHLVGLGHRRILFIAHNDEATNTDQREAGFLNAVEQHKLPKTLCTSMRDFADRHESYEAIQKRMQSSKPPTAIFCVNDTIALQTIEDLQADGYKVPEDVSVFGFNDDSDSIKSRPTISTVRVDKQNLGKMGAESILHRINNPDAPIQSIRLPVELIHRESVASPKA; encoded by the coding sequence ATGGGTTCCACACCAGCCAAACGCATTACCTCGATCAAAGACATCGCCCAACTGGCGGGTTGCTCAATCGCAACCGTCTCCAAAACCCTGAACAACACAGGCAGCATCAGCCAAGAGTTGCGTGAAAAGATCTTTAAGATCTGCAAGGAGCAAAACTATATGCCGAACTCAGGCGGACGCAATTTGCGCCGCGGCAAGAGTGAAATCGTCGGCCTCCTCTTCTACCCCTCCTGCGCGGCGATCTTTAGCAACGTCTATTACGCGAAAATAATGGAACCCCTGGAAGCGACTATGGATCAACGAGGCTACGACCTCCTATTAACTGGATTTGACCTCGCCGACAGCCCAGACACACCGCCACGCTTCATGCGCCAAGGTAAAGTCGATGGCGTCATCCTATTGGGCGGCTTCCCGCGCGACATCGTCACGCGCCTCGTCAGCTATGGTGTGCCCATGCTCCACCTAGACAGCCATCGCGATAAAATCAAAATCGACAACATCACTTCCGACGGCTACAACGCTTCTGAGCAAGTCGTCGAACACCTTGTCGGCCTCGGACACCGTCGCATCCTCTTCATCGCCCACAACGATGAGGCTACCAACACCGATCAGCGCGAAGCTGGCTTCCTGAACGCAGTCGAACAGCACAAGCTACCGAAAACACTCTGCACCAGCATGCGCGACTTCGCAGACCGACACGAAAGCTACGAAGCCATCCAAAAGCGCATGCAATCATCGAAGCCGCCCACTGCGATTTTCTGCGTCAATGACACGATTGCCCTCCAAACCATCGAAGACCTGCAGGCGGACGGCTATAAAGTGCCCGAGGATGTCAGCGTGTTTGGCTTCAACGATGACAGCGATAGTATCAAATCCAGACCAACGATTTCAACGGTGCGCGTCGACAAGCAAAACCTCGGAAAGATGGGCGCAGAGTCCATCCTACATCGTATCAACAACCCTGACGCCCCGATTCAATCGATCCGCCTCCCCGTGGAACTCATCCACCGCGAGTCCGTCGCCAGCCCGAAGGCCTAA
- a CDS encoding sulfatase encodes MKLKSNYALLFLLLSQVLCAASSRPNVLFLSVDDLNDWINPMGHSQAITPNMDRLAARGVTYQNAHTAGSFCAPSRTAIFTGRYATTTGFYHNQVYHFENPEIVPLHMAFHNAGYATYGAGKLFHHAHGFIDRRAWDEFYIRDDELKKRGWGMETWKEFHHDMLPDPYPASPYNIGLGRAPTNGFFLEWGPIPNEKEERMADTMRTNYAVEVLQRQHDEPFFLGLGLYAPHFPNYVPQKYFDLYDRDAIVPPVYLQDDWDDLPEKPRKRLAERRSFQERIENLDIHKDAIRGYLASVTYADAMLGRVLDALDASPYRDNTVIVLWSDNGYHLGEKMNWGKETLWQRTSNVPLIFAGPGIARGASLETSASLVDMYPTLLDLCRLPQEDGLDGVSMARDLRYPERAQDRAVMLPGTEPNEYAIMNQKWRYIRYRDGGEELYDVCNDPHEWTNLADSPEYASVKRKMAAEAPSDFAEPRRRKHRLNLVIEGDDFHWEKK; translated from the coding sequence ATGAAACTGAAATCTAACTACGCTTTATTGTTTTTGCTACTATCGCAGGTGCTTTGCGCTGCTTCGAGTCGGCCGAATGTGCTCTTTTTGTCGGTCGATGATTTGAACGATTGGATTAACCCCATGGGGCATTCGCAGGCGATCACACCGAATATGGATCGTTTGGCGGCCCGCGGGGTGACTTATCAGAATGCACACACTGCAGGGTCATTCTGTGCGCCATCTAGAACTGCGATCTTCACTGGGCGCTATGCCACGACGACCGGATTCTATCATAACCAAGTTTACCACTTTGAAAATCCAGAGATCGTGCCCTTGCATATGGCCTTCCACAATGCTGGCTATGCGACCTATGGTGCGGGGAAGCTCTTTCACCATGCGCATGGGTTCATTGATCGCCGTGCATGGGATGAATTTTATATCCGCGATGATGAGCTGAAGAAGCGCGGTTGGGGCATGGAAACTTGGAAGGAGTTTCACCACGACATGTTGCCGGACCCGTATCCAGCAAGCCCATACAATATTGGTTTGGGCCGAGCTCCAACAAATGGTTTTTTCTTAGAGTGGGGGCCAATTCCGAATGAGAAGGAAGAGCGCATGGCAGATACGATGCGGACGAATTATGCGGTCGAAGTGTTGCAGCGTCAGCATGACGAGCCGTTTTTCTTAGGTCTTGGGCTCTACGCGCCGCACTTCCCGAACTACGTGCCGCAGAAGTATTTCGATCTATATGATCGCGATGCGATTGTCCCGCCGGTGTATTTACAGGATGACTGGGATGATTTGCCAGAAAAACCACGCAAACGTTTGGCGGAGCGTCGGTCCTTTCAGGAGCGAATCGAGAACTTGGACATACATAAGGATGCCATTCGAGGCTATCTCGCGTCAGTGACCTATGCGGATGCTATGTTGGGCCGTGTGTTGGATGCGCTGGATGCGAGCCCTTACCGTGATAATACTGTGATCGTGCTCTGGAGTGACAACGGCTATCATCTCGGTGAAAAGATGAATTGGGGGAAGGAGACGCTGTGGCAGCGCACCTCCAATGTGCCATTGATCTTCGCTGGGCCTGGTATTGCTCGTGGAGCGAGTCTCGAGACCTCTGCAAGTTTGGTAGATATGTATCCGACTTTACTCGACCTTTGCCGCCTCCCACAAGAGGACGGGCTCGATGGCGTATCGATGGCGCGTGACTTGCGTTATCCGGAGCGTGCACAAGATCGTGCAGTGATGCTGCCGGGCACAGAGCCCAATGAGTATGCGATCATGAATCAAAAATGGCGCTATATTCGCTACCGTGATGGCGGCGAGGAACTGTATGATGTGTGCAACGACCCGCACGAATGGACCAATTTGGCAGACTCACCGGAGTATGCATCCGTCAAGCGAAAGATGGCGGCTGAGGCACCCAGCGATTTTGCGGAACCACGTCGCCGCAAACACAGACTTAACCTTGTCATCGAGGGCGATGATTTCCACTGGGAAAAAAAGTAA
- a CDS encoding beta-galactosidase: MMKTLYSSLVCAALAATTCMAGSVDVMQDPMVTNPYPEITENRICFSEHPTWEKQPAEKLRQRYELYKEIGCQMIRIHTEWNAFEKSEGHWDEHAYDDLLDEVKRAQFKIKLIAGVMMAPPRWFYEKNPDARMIDQYGEYSKNCISHWYPEMEQVLKSRLEKILDTLKGKDMLHLVEYIVIDLGPAGEGIYPANWTMGRTDVAQAFACYSPLAQADFRKHMQAKYDSLAAANKAWGTEFADWASVEIPMPKTITGQFWEDMLFWYRDTKRNTFRVQIENVVDRIKDYGLDAKPLVYLPGAAINDDDIRKAAKGGGGHNGVRLMIDNEYLMEIADSYGCILQNTGFENIPEVKRMKKRMVKAGVDYTTVWGENAGVLRCAKDPIHLARIVLDENLWGIDYTHTRFAFEEDHVTPNARFALLAEAGRIIRKYYSSGKKPDFSKYDYDADAIPYSGSKDTH; encoded by the coding sequence ATGATGAAAACACTTTATAGCTCTTTAGTGTGCGCGGCACTTGCTGCGACAACATGTATGGCCGGCTCGGTCGATGTGATGCAGGACCCGATGGTCACTAATCCGTATCCAGAGATTACGGAAAACCGTATCTGCTTCTCGGAGCATCCGACTTGGGAGAAGCAACCTGCGGAGAAGCTGCGCCAGCGCTATGAGCTCTATAAGGAGATCGGTTGTCAGATGATCCGCATCCATACCGAATGGAATGCGTTTGAGAAGTCAGAAGGGCATTGGGACGAGCATGCCTATGATGATTTGCTTGATGAAGTGAAGCGTGCGCAGTTCAAGATTAAGCTAATCGCTGGCGTCATGATGGCGCCGCCAAGGTGGTTTTATGAGAAAAACCCCGATGCGCGCATGATTGATCAATATGGAGAGTATTCCAAAAATTGCATCAGTCACTGGTATCCGGAGATGGAGCAGGTCTTGAAGTCACGTTTGGAAAAGATCCTCGATACGTTGAAGGGCAAGGACATGTTGCACTTGGTGGAATATATCGTGATCGACCTTGGGCCAGCGGGCGAGGGGATCTATCCGGCCAACTGGACCATGGGGCGCACTGATGTTGCGCAGGCCTTTGCCTGTTACTCGCCTTTGGCTCAAGCCGACTTCCGCAAGCACATGCAAGCGAAGTATGACAGCCTCGCGGCCGCCAACAAGGCATGGGGCACTGAGTTTGCTGATTGGGCGAGTGTCGAAATCCCGATGCCGAAGACTATCACAGGTCAATTCTGGGAAGACATGCTCTTTTGGTATCGCGATACCAAGCGCAATACCTTCCGCGTGCAGATCGAGAATGTGGTCGATCGCATCAAAGACTATGGTCTCGATGCCAAGCCATTGGTCTATCTGCCAGGCGCTGCGATCAATGACGACGACATCCGTAAGGCCGCCAAGGGCGGTGGCGGTCATAATGGCGTGCGCCTGATGATCGATAATGAATACTTGATGGAGATCGCGGATTCCTATGGCTGTATTCTACAGAATACCGGTTTCGAGAATATTCCTGAAGTGAAGCGCATGAAGAAGCGTATGGTCAAGGCGGGCGTCGACTATACGACGGTTTGGGGCGAAAACGCTGGCGTGCTGCGCTGCGCCAAGGACCCCATTCATCTCGCGCGGATCGTGCTTGATGAGAATCTCTGGGGGATTGACTACACGCATACTCGGTTTGCCTTTGAGGAAGATCATGTGACGCCGAATGCACGTTTTGCATTGCTCGCGGAAGCCGGTCGAATCATTCGTAAATACTACAGTTCTGGCAAGAAGCCAGACTTCTCTAAGTATGATTATGATGCGGATGCGATTCCATATTCTGGGTCGAAAGACACGCACTAG